Below is a genomic region from Cellulomonas sp. P24.
GGTGAGCGCGGTCAGGGATCACGTGTCAGGTGGACCAGGTGAGGCCGAGAACAGAGGAGATCGTCCGGACGACGCCGTTCTCGGCGTTCGACGGCGCGACGTAGCGGGCCCGCTCGCGCAGCCGGGGATGGGCGTTGTCCATCGCGAACGAGTAGTCGGCCGCGTCCATCATCTCGAGGTCGTTGAGGAAGTCCCCGAACACCATGGTCTGCGCGGGAGTGACGCCCAGCGCCCGCTGCAGCGCCCGGATGCCCTCACCCTTGTTCGCGGTCGGGCTCATCACGTCCAACCAGTGCCGACCCGAGACGACGACCTGCTGCGTCGCGCGGAACGCCTCGAAGGCGGGCGCCGTCGTCTCCTCGGCGGACCCGAAGTCGTACACCGCGACCTTGAGCACCTCGTCGTCGACCTGCGTGAGGTCCTCGACCACCTCGAGGCTGAGGTAGTACTTGTCGACCTCCTCCCGGAACGGCGCATCGTTGCGCTCGATGTGCGCCGCACGCTTGCCGCACACCACGACGCCGATGTCCGCCCCCTGGGCGGCGAGGTCGCGCGCGGTCTCCACGAGACGGCCGACGACGCCGAGGTCGAGGCCGTCCGAGCTCACCTCGTGCCCGTCGCGGACCACGTAGGCGCCGTTCTCGGCGATGAAGACGACAGACCCGGCGACCTCGGCGAACCGTGCCCGAAGGTTGTCGTACTGGCGCCCGCTCGCCGGGCAGAACACGATCCCGCGGCGGTGGAGCTCGTCGATCAGCGGCCAGACGTGCTCGTGGAGCTCGTCGTCGTCGTCCAGGAGGGTGCCGTCCATGTCGGCCGCGATGAGACGGATGTCAGGAGTCGGGTCGAACACCGGTGGGCTGATCGGAGCGGGCGAGAGTGGGCGCGTCACCGCACCAGTGTCCCAGGTGGCCGACGGCGTCGGGCGCGCACGGCGATGCGCCCGGGCCCACCGAAGGGCCCGGGCGCATCGATCGTGGTCAGCCGCCGAAGGCGGTGAGGTGCTGCTCCGACCCCGCGAGCAGGTGCGTGTAGACGGCCGTCACGTCCGGCGCGTCGAGCGACGCCATCGCGGACTTCAGGTCGGAGATGTCGGTGGACTCGACCGTGCGCGCGGCCTCGTAGGCAGCGGTCACGCTCGCCGACCCGGAGGCCAGGAGGTCGTCGTACAGGGCCTGCGTGCTGGCGGACGCGAAGGTCCCGGCAGCCAGCCCGTCGGTCGGGTCGTCGATGCCGTAGCGCTCGAGCACGACCTGCACCTCGGTCAGGTGACGGGTCTCGGCCGCGGCGATCTGCGCGAACGGTCGGCTGCCGAACGCGTCGGCGAACGCGACGTAGAGGTCGTGGGCGAGCTTCTCCTCCTCGGCCATCGCGGCGAGCTCGGTCTTCTGCGCGTCGGTCAGCGTGCCGCTCTCGATTGTGCTCAGGTAGGCGGTCGTGCCGGCCCCGGCACCTGCCCCGCCGGCCATGGAGCCGCGGTACTGGGCACCTGCGCCGGCAGCCGAGGTGGCTGTCCCGGCGCCCTGCGCCGTGGAGCCGCGGTACTGCGCGCCCATCCCGAGCCCCAGCGGGGTGCCGTCGCACGTGCCGTCGCAGGACCCGTCCTGGAGTCGCGTGCGCAGCGTCGTGGCGTCGTCCGACCCTGCGGTCGTCTGCTGGGTGACGCGCCAGCCGCGTCCGACGGTGTCACCGTTCGAGGCGTCGCTCATGGTGGCGGCGAGGCTCGGGGTGGCGATGAGTGCGGCGGCGACCGCGCCGGTGGCGATCCCGGTGGCGATCCTGGTCCTGATGCGCATGATGTGCTCCTTCACGTGGTGGTCCTTCGGTACGACCCACACTGAGGCGCCGGTCTGCAGGGCATCTGCCGTCGATGTGCAGACGGTATGAAGATTGCGGCCCCCGGAGCGATCCGGCCCTGCGATCGGCCCTCGGCGCCCGCCGACGCGCCATGATCAGGTATGCCCACCGTGCTGGTCGTCGAGGACGAACGTGAGATCCGCGAGCTGCTCCGCCGCTACCTGGAGCGTGCGGGCCTGGCCGTGCTGACGACCGGCAGCGGTGCGGAGGCCGTCTCGCTGGTCACGACCGGCGCACCGGACCTGGTGGTCCTCGACCTCGGGCTGCCGGACGTCGACGGCCTCGACGTCCTGCGCGAGGTGCGTGACGGCCGTCGCGTCCCCGTGATCGTGCTGACCGCGCGCAGCTCGGTCGACGATCGCATCCGCGGTCTCGAGCTCGGTGCGGACGACTACGTGACCAAGCCGTTCAGTCCTCACGAGGTCGTCCTGCGCGTGCAGGCCGTGCTGGCCCGCAGCGGCGGGATGCCGTCGTCGGACGACCTCGTCACGTACGGGGGCGGGCGCCTGCGCATCGACGAGCCGCGTCACGAGGCCTGGCTCGACGGCCGCGCCCTCGACCTGACGCCGACCGAGTGGGGACTGCTCTCCGCCGTCGCCTCGGCTCCTGGCCGGGTCTTCTCCCGGTACGAGCTGGTCAACCGGGTGCGCGGGTACGAGTACGCCGGGTACGAGCGCACGATCGACTCGCACGTCCGCAACCTGCGGCGCAAGCTCGGTGACGCCGGCGCGGACGTGGTCGAGACCGTCCTCGGCGTCGGCTACCGGCTCGGGCTGCGACGGGACGAGCAGTGATGAGCGCCGGGCGCGCGGGGATGGGCCCGCTGGGGCGGCGACTTCTCCTGGTGTTCGTCCTGGTG
It encodes:
- a CDS encoding Cof-type HAD-IIB family hydrolase; the protein is MTRPLSPAPISPPVFDPTPDIRLIAADMDGTLLDDDDELHEHVWPLIDELHRRGIVFCPASGRQYDNLRARFAEVAGSVVFIAENGAYVVRDGHEVSSDGLDLGVVGRLVETARDLAAQGADIGVVVCGKRAAHIERNDAPFREEVDKYYLSLEVVEDLTQVDDEVLKVAVYDFGSAEETTAPAFEAFRATQQVVVSGRHWLDVMSPTANKGEGIRALQRALGVTPAQTMVFGDFLNDLEMMDAADYSFAMDNAHPRLRERARYVAPSNAENGVVRTISSVLGLTWST
- a CDS encoding DUF2202 domain-containing protein — encoded protein: MRIRTRIATGIATGAVAAALIATPSLAATMSDASNGDTVGRGWRVTQQTTAGSDDATTLRTRLQDGSCDGTCDGTPLGLGMGAQYRGSTAQGAGTATSAAGAGAQYRGSMAGGAGAGAGTTAYLSTIESGTLTDAQKTELAAMAEEEKLAHDLYVAFADAFGSRPFAQIAAAETRHLTEVQVVLERYGIDDPTDGLAAGTFASASTQALYDDLLASGSASVTAAYEAARTVESTDISDLKSAMASLDAPDVTAVYTHLLAGSEQHLTAFGG
- a CDS encoding response regulator transcription factor, yielding MPTVLVVEDEREIRELLRRYLERAGLAVLTTGSGAEAVSLVTTGAPDLVVLDLGLPDVDGLDVLREVRDGRRVPVIVLTARSSVDDRIRGLELGADDYVTKPFSPHEVVLRVQAVLARSGGMPSSDDLVTYGGGRLRIDEPRHEAWLDGRALDLTPTEWGLLSAVASAPGRVFSRYELVNRVRGYEYAGYERTIDSHVRNLRRKLGDAGADVVETVLGVGYRLGLRRDEQ